The proteins below come from a single Thalassotalea ponticola genomic window:
- a CDS encoding outer membrane protein assembly factor BamE: MIRALIIGIAVCLTSACAYRIDIPQGNYIEQKQIDKLQVGMTKEQVKFVLGNPVVASTFDDDTWYYVYQFLSGKEAALDKSRKFTVYFENDKLVKAEGDFELKDSFYVPMEQ; encoded by the coding sequence ATGATACGAGCTTTGATAATCGGTATTGCAGTCTGCTTAACATCAGCGTGTGCTTATCGAATTGATATACCACAGGGCAATTACATTGAACAAAAACAAATAGATAAATTGCAAGTGGGAATGACCAAAGAGCAGGTGAAATTTGTCCTTGGCAACCCTGTCGTAGCCAGTACATTTGACGACGACACTTGGTACTACGTATATCAATTTTTATCAGGTAAAGAGGCCGCACTAGACAAAAGTCGCAAGTTCACGGTTTACTTTGAAAACGACAAATTGGTTAAAGCTGAAGGTGACTTCGAGCTTAAAGACAGTTTTTATGTACCAATGGAACAGTAG